In Pararge aegeria chromosome 5, ilParAegt1.1, whole genome shotgun sequence, one DNA window encodes the following:
- the LOC120623910 gene encoding uncharacterized protein LOC120623910, producing MAVKEGAWSDDESLLSIEEYRTREVLWNPQNENFYKQNLKKDAWDEIGNVLKITAEKCNNKMISLLSSYRREKGKEKKSKGTGKGTSDTYTSRWFAYNALKFLDDRNTPRKRKKYGVHSTLSLQKQCHRSHAT from the exons ATGGCGGTGAAAGAGGGTGCGTGGAGTGATGACGAGTCACTTTTATCGATAGAGGAATACAGAACAAGGGAAGTTTTATGGAACCCTcaaaatgaaaacttttataaacaaaatttaaagaaagatGCGTGGGACGAAATCggaaatgtattgaaaataacaGCAGAAAAGTGCAATAACAAAATGATAAGTCTTCTCTCTTCTTACCGCCGTGaaaaaggaaaggaaaaaaaatccaAGGGGACTGGAAAAG GTACTTCGGACACATACACAAGTCGATGGTTTGCCTACAATGCTTTAAAGTTCTTGGACGATAGAAACACACcaagaaagagaaaaaaatacg GAGTCCATTCAACGCTCAGTCTCCAAAAACAATGCCACCGAAGCCACGCAACATGA